One segment of Elusimicrobiota bacterium DNA contains the following:
- the alaS gene encoding alanine--tRNA ligase, which yields MSDLRDGFLKYFDRKGHLICASVPLIPEGDPTLLFTSAGMVPFKPYFLGMKKGISRATSCQKCFRTTDIDRVGTTIRHLTFFEMLGNFSFADYFKADAVHFAWDFLTGTVGLDPRRLYPTVFKDDAEAEEIWKKQGVSNPITRLGEDSNFWAMGPTGPCGPCSEIYYDLGPEWSCGKPGCTVGCDCDRYLEVWNLVFMQYERLEGGTLKSLPFKNIDTGMGLERLSMIVQGKPSPFETDLLAPIAAAASSVLSTPLPGEKESSAAAAEARTAYRIVSDHIRSAAMLASEGVIPSNVERGYVLRRLIRRAARYGRLLGAKEPFLHALVPSVLSVYAHPYPALFAAKGQVEQTLLAEEQRFLETLEKGERELATILEAHPKTLPGETAFKLYDTFGFPLELTREIASRRGVSVEEEGFAKAQEAAADTARAGWKGSGERPTVHYDKLLQKHPGLKSEFIGYHKTSHETRVILILRYGSSGVEEAEELKPGDEGEVVLLQTPFYAESGGQVGDQGVLLDDVDEKKQFALVHDVQKPHPHLLTHRVTAQRPLKLHAKVRAVVDAERRRKTAYHHTATHLLNEALHRVLGGNVRQAGSMVAPDRLRFDFTHPKPMSEEQVAEVEKIVNEAIARDLPVEVEERAAEEAKALKALTLLGENYGARPRFVLIGPKGFRDPLDRYSLELCGGTHVERTGEIQDFKIVKESAVAAGIRRIEAVAGPALEHLQRIEEEKTRQGLRDAIQRYIEVTSKIQSVTGKPYRDVVKNIPDADTGPLEEVRKSLGALRELEKILRADLDSHKQSKLSQQAKMGQVVLQVGAVKLSVQKFAQAEIQTLRGIADQIKRELGTGVVLLATSEEHKLSFVLSVTQDLVDKGIDASKIAREIAVITKGRAGGRKDFAQGGGPDADWEEIVNKVKELVHL from the coding sequence CCGAGGGCGACCCGACCCTCCTCTTCACCTCGGCCGGCATGGTCCCCTTCAAGCCCTACTTCCTCGGGATGAAGAAGGGCATCTCGCGCGCGACCTCCTGCCAGAAGTGCTTCCGCACCACCGACATCGACCGCGTCGGCACGACGATCCGCCACCTCACCTTCTTCGAGATGCTCGGGAACTTCTCCTTCGCCGACTACTTCAAGGCCGACGCCGTCCACTTCGCCTGGGACTTCCTCACCGGCACGGTCGGGCTCGACCCCAGGCGCCTCTACCCCACGGTCTTCAAGGACGACGCGGAGGCCGAGGAGATATGGAAGAAGCAGGGCGTGTCGAACCCCATCACGCGCCTGGGCGAGGACTCCAACTTCTGGGCCATGGGCCCGACGGGCCCCTGCGGCCCGTGCTCGGAGATCTACTACGACCTCGGCCCCGAGTGGTCGTGCGGCAAGCCCGGCTGCACGGTCGGCTGCGACTGCGACCGCTACCTCGAGGTCTGGAACCTCGTCTTCATGCAGTACGAACGGCTCGAGGGCGGGACGCTGAAGTCCCTCCCCTTCAAGAACATCGACACCGGCATGGGCCTCGAGCGGCTCTCGATGATCGTGCAGGGCAAGCCGAGCCCCTTCGAGACCGACCTCCTCGCGCCCATCGCGGCGGCCGCCTCCTCCGTGCTGAGCACCCCGCTCCCCGGGGAGAAGGAGTCGAGCGCCGCGGCCGCCGAGGCGCGCACCGCCTACCGCATCGTCTCCGACCACATCCGCTCGGCCGCGATGCTCGCCTCCGAGGGCGTCATCCCCTCCAACGTCGAGCGCGGCTACGTCCTGCGCCGGCTCATCCGCCGCGCGGCGCGCTACGGCCGCCTGCTCGGAGCGAAGGAGCCGTTCCTCCACGCCCTCGTCCCCTCGGTGCTCTCGGTCTACGCGCACCCTTACCCGGCGCTCTTCGCCGCCAAGGGGCAGGTCGAGCAGACCCTCCTCGCCGAGGAGCAGCGCTTCCTGGAGACCCTCGAGAAGGGCGAGCGCGAGCTCGCGACGATCCTCGAGGCGCACCCGAAGACCCTCCCCGGCGAGACCGCCTTCAAGCTCTACGACACCTTCGGCTTCCCCCTCGAGCTGACCCGCGAGATCGCCTCGCGCCGCGGAGTCTCCGTCGAGGAAGAGGGCTTCGCCAAGGCCCAGGAGGCCGCCGCCGACACCGCGCGCGCCGGCTGGAAGGGCTCCGGCGAGCGCCCCACGGTGCACTACGACAAGCTCCTCCAGAAGCACCCCGGCCTCAAGAGCGAGTTCATCGGCTACCACAAGACCTCGCACGAGACCCGGGTGATCCTCATCCTCCGCTACGGCTCCTCCGGCGTCGAGGAGGCCGAGGAGCTCAAGCCCGGCGACGAGGGAGAGGTCGTCCTCCTCCAGACCCCCTTCTACGCGGAGAGCGGCGGCCAGGTCGGGGACCAGGGCGTCCTCCTCGACGACGTCGACGAGAAGAAGCAGTTCGCGCTCGTCCACGACGTCCAGAAGCCGCACCCCCATCTCCTCACGCACCGCGTCACGGCCCAGCGGCCGCTGAAGCTCCACGCGAAGGTCCGCGCGGTCGTCGACGCGGAGCGGCGGCGCAAGACCGCCTACCACCACACGGCGACGCACCTCCTCAACGAGGCGCTGCACCGCGTGCTCGGCGGCAACGTGCGGCAGGCGGGCTCGATGGTCGCGCCCGACCGCCTGCGCTTCGACTTCACGCACCCGAAGCCCATGAGCGAGGAGCAGGTCGCCGAGGTCGAGAAGATCGTCAACGAGGCCATCGCCCGCGACCTGCCGGTCGAGGTCGAGGAGCGCGCCGCCGAGGAGGCGAAGGCCCTCAAGGCCCTGACCCTGCTCGGCGAGAACTACGGCGCGCGCCCCCGCTTCGTGCTCATCGGCCCCAAGGGCTTCCGCGACCCGCTCGACCGCTACAGCCTCGAGCTCTGCGGCGGCACGCACGTCGAGCGCACCGGAGAGATCCAGGACTTCAAGATCGTCAAGGAGAGCGCCGTCGCCGCCGGCATCCGCCGCATCGAGGCCGTCGCCGGCCCCGCCCTCGAGCACCTCCAGCGCATCGAGGAGGAGAAGACGCGCCAAGGCCTGCGCGACGCCATCCAGCGCTACATCGAGGTCACCTCGAAGATCCAGTCCGTGACCGGCAAGCCCTACCGCGACGTCGTCAAGAACATCCCGGACGCCGACACCGGCCCCCTCGAGGAGGTCCGCAAGTCCCTCGGCGCCCTGCGCGAGCTCGAGAAGATCCTGCGCGCCGACCTCGACTCCCACAAGCAGTCGAAGCTCTCCCAGCAGGCCAAGATGGGGCAGGTCGTGCTGCAGGTCGGCGCGGTCAAGCTCTCCGTGCAGAAGTTCGCCCAGGCCGAGATCCAGACCCTGCGAGGCATCGCCGACCAGATCAAGCGCGAGCTCGGCACCGGCGTCGTCCTCCTGGCCACCAGCGAGGAGCACAAGCTCTCCTTCGTCCTGAGCGTGACGCAGGATCTCGTGGACAAGGGCATCGACGCCTCGAAGATCGCCCGCGAGATCGCCGTCATCACGAAGGGGCGCGCCGGCGGGCGCAAGGACTTCGCCCAGGGCGGCGGGCCCGACGCCGACTGGGAAGAGATCGTCAACAAGGTGAAGGAGCTCGTCCACCTTTAG
- the dinB gene encoding DNA polymerase IV: MAPDPSQHTPSERAEADSPRRVPRVHPAPRIVLHVDMDCFFAAVEERDDPTLAGKPVVVGSDPKGGRGRGIVATCNYPARRFGIRSAMPISTAWRRCPGAVYLRPRFAAYSEASRRVMELLRASADVLEVVGIDEAYLDVSRRATFEAARELARALQQEVRAKERLSCSIGAGPNKLVAKLASEHKKPGGLTVVIPSRVQEFLDPKEVRALRGVGPKTEESLRERGVETVRQLRRLSRETLRAVFGSFGDYLHDEARGISESPVDPVWEQKSFGREDTFPEDTDDLDEVKAALLGCVRRVRSDMVAEGHWCRTLTVKVRYEGYETHSRQTTLRLATGRLDQLERGALDLLEPFLGAQKRFRLVGFAVSKFEPPVDLLPLE, translated from the coding sequence TTGGCGCCAGATCCCTCGCAGCACACCCCCTCGGAACGCGCGGAAGCGGACTCTCCCCGGCGCGTTCCGAGAGTCCATCCCGCTCCCCGCATCGTCCTGCACGTCGACATGGACTGCTTCTTCGCGGCCGTCGAGGAGCGCGACGACCCGACCCTCGCGGGAAAGCCCGTCGTCGTGGGCTCCGACCCCAAGGGCGGGCGCGGGCGCGGGATCGTCGCGACGTGCAACTATCCGGCGCGGCGCTTCGGCATCCGCTCGGCCATGCCCATCTCGACGGCCTGGCGGCGCTGCCCGGGAGCCGTCTACCTTCGTCCGCGCTTCGCCGCCTACTCGGAGGCGAGCCGTCGCGTCATGGAGCTCTTGCGCGCGTCCGCCGACGTCCTCGAGGTCGTCGGCATCGACGAAGCGTACCTCGACGTCTCCCGCCGCGCGACCTTCGAGGCCGCGCGCGAGCTCGCCCGCGCGCTCCAGCAGGAGGTCCGCGCGAAGGAGCGCCTCTCCTGCTCCATCGGCGCCGGCCCCAACAAGCTCGTCGCCAAGCTCGCCAGCGAGCACAAGAAGCCCGGGGGCCTCACCGTCGTCATCCCCTCGCGCGTTCAGGAGTTCCTCGACCCCAAGGAGGTCCGCGCGCTGCGCGGCGTCGGGCCGAAGACCGAGGAGAGCCTGCGAGAGAGGGGCGTCGAGACCGTCCGCCAGCTGCGCCGCCTCTCGCGCGAGACGCTGCGCGCCGTCTTCGGGAGCTTCGGCGACTACCTCCACGACGAGGCGCGCGGGATCAGCGAGAGCCCCGTGGACCCGGTCTGGGAGCAGAAGTCCTTCGGACGCGAGGACACCTTCCCCGAGGACACCGACGACCTCGACGAGGTGAAGGCCGCGCTGCTGGGCTGCGTGCGCCGCGTGCGCTCGGACATGGTCGCGGAGGGACACTGGTGCCGGACGCTCACGGTCAAGGTGCGCTACGAGGGCTACGAGACGCACTCGCGCCAGACGACCCTGCGCCTGGCCACCGGGCGCCTCGACCAGCTCGAGCGCGGAGCGCTCGACCTCCTCGAGCCCTTCCTGGGCGCCCAGAAGCGCTTCCGCCTCGTCGGC